A region of Methanomicrobium sp. W14 DNA encodes the following proteins:
- the hypB gene encoding hydrogenase nickel incorporation protein HypB, producing MHHIDVSIEQDVFDANNKLAHKNYHTLRDNNVRGFDLLGAVGSGKTALIENLVPLLEEKGLHAGAIAGDVWGDDDFQRIVATGIPAVNANTGKECHLDAHLVEHSLESLPLKDIDVLFIENVGNMVCPTDFSLGAEKRIVVISTTEGDDVVNKHPMMFRNGTIAVINKIDLAEYVGCRINRMEEDIHRYNPIMPVFKTDLKTGEGVSELMDEILR from the coding sequence ATGCACCATATCGATGTCAGCATAGAGCAGGATGTTTTTGATGCCAACAATAAACTGGCGCACAAAAACTACCACACGTTAAGGGACAACAATGTCAGGGGATTTGATCTTCTCGGGGCTGTGGGCTCGGGAAAGACTGCCCTGATAGAAAATCTGGTTCCTCTTCTTGAAGAAAAGGGTCTTCATGCAGGAGCTATTGCAGGCGATGTCTGGGGGGATGACGATTTCCAGAGAATCGTTGCAACAGGAATTCCTGCGGTCAATGCAAATACCGGCAAGGAGTGCCATCTTGATGCCCACCTCGTTGAGCATTCATTAGAGTCGCTTCCGCTGAAGGATATCGACGTTCTTTTTATAGAGAATGTCGGGAATATGGTCTGCCCGACGGACTTTTCCCTTGGCGCAGAAAAGCGCATTGTAGTCATTTCTACAACCGAAGGTGACGACGTTGTGAACAAGCACCCGATGATGTTTAGGAACGGTACAATAGCCGTTATAAACAAAATCGACCTGGCAGAGTATGTCGGGTGCAGGATTAACAGAATGGAGGAAGATATCCACCGTTACAACCCGATAATGCCGGTATTTAAGACGGATCTCAAGACAGGAGAGGGTGTTTCGGAACTTATGGATGAAATCCTCAGATGA
- a CDS encoding signal recognition particle subunit SRP19/SEC65 family protein: MKSERILYPCYFNESLSRADGRRVSKSCAVKNPTAKAVAVAAEKLGLKASVEQKSHPSRWLLKEGRVVVGWEKSKEILIKNIAVKMKQ, translated from the coding sequence ATGAAGAGCGAGAGAATCCTCTATCCCTGCTATTTTAACGAGAGTCTTTCAAGAGCAGACGGAAGACGGGTCAGTAAGTCCTGCGCGGTAAAAAACCCTACTGCAAAGGCTGTCGCCGTCGCTGCTGAAAAACTCGGACTGAAGGCGTCCGTAGAGCAGAAAAGTCACCCTTCGAGGTGGCTTTTAAAGGAAGGGCGCGTTGTTGTCGGCTGGGAAAAGTCAAAAGAGATTCTTATAAAAAATATTGCAGTAAAGATGAAGCAGTAA
- a CDS encoding H/ACA ribonucleoprotein complex subunit GAR1, protein MKLAGQIRSVIGKHFLVIYCDAAQLPQLYADVVDCHQKPVGKLVEVFGNIRKPCATVYCKNTTEDRLQGEKLYTK, encoded by the coding sequence TTGAAACTTGCCGGTCAAATTCGTTCTGTTATTGGAAAGCATTTTCTCGTCATATATTGTGACGCTGCACAGCTGCCACAGCTCTACGCAGATGTAGTTGACTGTCATCAGAAACCTGTTGGAAAACTCGTGGAAGTATTCGGGAATATCAGAAAGCCCTGCGCAACGGTGTACTGCAAAAATACAACGGAAGACCGCCTGCAGGGAGAGAAACTATATACAAAATAA
- a CDS encoding histidinol phosphate phosphatase domain-containing protein, with protein MYDLHTHTTMSDGELLPTELVRRAAVLGYSTVAITDHADASNIYGLIKAVNAIKKSANLFGVNLLAGVEITHVPPEEIGELAKEAKKNGADIVIVHGETVVEPVAPGTNLAACTSDYVDILAHPGLISGEEAIEARRHNVALEITSRGGHNRTNGHVLKSAMKSGCRIVVNSDTHGPSDLLTGNARKMVAMGAGMTSDEADNILSDNNLDEIIEL; from the coding sequence ATGTACGATCTTCATACGCATACAACAATGTCTGACGGGGAACTGCTCCCAACAGAGCTTGTGCGAAGAGCAGCAGTCCTCGGATACAGCACAGTCGCAATAACCGACCATGCAGACGCATCAAATATATACGGGCTTATAAAAGCCGTAAATGCAATAAAAAAATCAGCAAACCTGTTCGGCGTAAACCTTCTTGCAGGCGTTGAAATAACCCACGTCCCCCCGGAGGAGATTGGAGAACTTGCAAAAGAGGCAAAGAAAAACGGCGCCGATATCGTTATAGTCCACGGCGAAACTGTGGTCGAACCTGTAGCACCAGGAACAAATCTCGCCGCGTGCACATCCGACTATGTTGATATACTCGCACATCCCGGCCTTATATCTGGCGAAGAGGCAATTGAAGCAAGAAGACACAACGTCGCACTTGAAATAACTTCAAGGGGAGGCCACAACAGGACCAACGGACATGTGCTTAAATCAGCCATGAAGTCAGGGTGCAGGATAGTAGTCAACTCGGATACGCACGGACCGTCCGATTTGCTCACAGGCAACGCGCGTAAGATGGTTGCAATGGGAGCAGGCATGACATCGGATGAGGCAGATAATATTTTATCAGATAATAACCTTGATGAGATAATCGAACTTTAA